TCAGACGCTGATCTGTACCGGCACCGTGAAAAAGAAGAAAGAAGACGAAGGTAAAAAACTCATCACCGTTTCGGTTCAGGCCGCTGACGAAAACGGTGAGGTAAAGGCTGCCGGCGATCTCGTCGTCGAAGCCGATTGATATGCAGAGCTCTCGGGCTCTCTGACTTTCCTTTGAATGCGAGATCCGGCTGCCCGTCGGATCTCGCAGGCGTATCTGATTAATTAGCTCGATACGGCCCACCTCATGAGCGAACTCCTTATAGGCCTGATCGGCGGCCTCTTCGATTCGTTCAGACGTAGATTTTACCTTCTTCAGCAGATAAGGCGCTGCGACTCTGGTGTTGCGAGCCAGGCTCTGCCAATCGTTACGGCCTATTTGACCGGGATCGCTGCTTCCTCTTTTTGAGCTAAGCCCAAAAATCCTTACTAAATGGCTGCCTTTTCAGCAGCCTGCTAAGGCGATCGTTTCGTTCAATAACGAGGTACCGTCCAGAGTCCGCCACCTGATGGATCAAACAAAACCGGCAGCTTTTGCTGTGCTCCTGCCAGCGAGAGGCGTAAGTGATGTCGCCGATCATTGTAACCAGACGCTGCTCTGTAGATGGAACAGCTTCAAGGCCTCCGCATCGATAGGTCTTCGACTGAAAATCCAGTATTTTTCCCGCTCGGGAAAATATTAAAACAACGGAGTAAATTTGAGGAAAATAATCCCGTACGGGATTGGATTGAGGAATGGACCACAGGGCACTCGGATTTGCAGGAAGACCGGGCAGTTGCGATGGGGCGGATTACGCGTTAGCACGCTGGGCGGACCGTCCTGTCGGTTCTCTTGACAGGAAAAGCTGCTCATAATACATTTTATTGGCTGGTCTGCCGCCTTTGGCGGAGGAGTCAGCATAATTGAATTTAATAATAGATTACCTGATGAGGTATTTTTTGTGTCAGAAATTCTTAAAATTTTCTTAACATCAGGCATTACCATTCTCGGTGGATTTTTGACCTACGTTTTAGGGAAAATCATTGAAGAATGGTTTATTAGGCCAATTAATGAGCAATATCAATGCTTGGGCGACATTAAGTTTATTACAATAAACTACTCAAGGGAATTTACGAATCCCGGTTTAATCCGCAGCAAAAAAAGAATCGAAGAAGTTGAATGCGATACGCGTGAGATGGCCAGCGACCTTTACTCGGCGACTCAGGTAATCAAGCTGTATAATTTATTGAGCTTCTTAAAGATCGTTCCTTCAAAAGGAGATATTGATTCTCTGGGTTCTGCGCTCATTGGTCTTTCCAATGCGCTCAATAGTACAAGCTATGCAAAGCAAAATAAAGAAAGGCTGGATAAGATCGACAAGATTCTCAAAAAGTATTGATAGTTCTGTTGTATTGTCATCGTGGTGCCTTTAGTATCTCCTCTGTCTCACGAGCTTGCCACCGAAGCCATCGCCCTTGCACGGCAGCAGGGCTTTGACCTTGTCGGCTTTACCGATTTGCATATCTCAGAAGAAGAAAAGCAGCACTTCAGATCCTTTGTCGAAGAGGGGCGACCGGCTGAGATGAGCTGGTTCTCCAGGCATCAGGAGCTGCGCTTGAATCCTGGACGCTTGCTTGCGTATGAATCAACGGACGAGACCGACGAAGTGTCGGCTCAGAGCGCGCTTGTTCTCGGTATGCTCTATCGCGATCCGGACTACGATCGGGCTCTTGAAGATTCAAGGTTTCGCATTGCTCGCTACGCCGTCGGGCGCGATTATCATAAGGTGATGAAAAAGCGAGCCGCCCCGCTGACGGCGCTTTTCGAGAAGGCCGGCATTCAGGCCCGCGTCTGTGTGGATTCGGCCCCGCTTCCCGAGAAGCTTCTTGCGCGCAAGGCCGGGCTTGGCTGGCAGGGGAAGCATACGAATCTGATTCATCCCGAGAAGGGTTCGTTTTTTGCGCTCGCCGTGATCTTGCTTTCGGCTTCTACTCCCGCTTCTGCGATGAATCCCGAGTTAGCCGACCTCTGTCGCAGCTGCAATCTGTGTATTGAGGCATGTCCGACCGGCGCCCTTGAGCCGTATCGCATCGAGCCGCGAAAATGCCTTTCGTATATCACGATCGAATCAAAAGAGGATCGCCATCGACAGGCTGACCGGCGTCAGGGCTGGGTTTTCGGTTGTGACATCTGTCAGGAGGTCTGCCCGTATAACCGCTCGCCTCGCGGCCGACGGGCGATCCGCAGCGAGCCGGAGTTTGCGCCCCGGCCGGTCATCTATGCTATGCTCAACGAGTCTCCTGACGAGGCGGTCTGGGAAGAGACGGCCGGCATGGCGCTTCGGCGGGTGAGTCTCGAACAGATGCAGTTCAACTATTCTTTCGTCAAAGAAGCGGGAACGGAATGACGTAGCGGTTCGGAATCATGCTCGCATGACGAGCGTCACCGTCTATCGTGGTCCTGTGGGCGGACGTAATAAGCGCAGAGAGCGGCTTGGTTTGTCGGAATCTTCAGGACGAGAGCGCATTGAAGTTTCGCCCTTCGCGCCGATTCCAGAGTCGCTGCATCTTAAGCGCTTTATCCAGGATCATTCCATCGATCATGTCCCCGTTCTTTTCGAGCCTGTTTTACAGGCCCTTGCCGGGCTCGGAAACGAAAGCCCCGTTATCCTTGACGGCACGCTTGGCGAGGCCGGCCATACGAGAGGTATGTTGCGTCTGCGTCCCGACGCGACCGTAATCGCCCTTGATCGCGATGAACAGATGCTCGAACGAGCAAGACAACGTCTTTCCGCTGACGGCTTTCGCCTGAGTGAACGACCGGATCGGGGCGCCGTATGCCTTTTTCACGCACCGTTTTCAGAGGCCGCCTCGTTGCTTGCAGAGAAGGGCCTGGCCGTCGATTTTCTGCTCTGCGATTTTGGTGTGGCGATGTTTCATTTTTCTCAGGCCGGTCGCGGCTTCTCGTTTCGCGACAGCGATCTTGATATGCGACTCGATAGCAGACTCGGGCAAACGGCAGCAGATCTTCTGAATAAACTGCCTGAAGACGAGCTGGCTCGTATCTTTTTCGAGTACGGCGAAGAACGCCAGTCGCGCCCCATCGCGCGCAGCATCGTCGAGGCACGCCCGATTGTCTCGGCATCACAGCTCACCGATTGTGTTCTCTCGGTATTGATTCGAAGGCGTGATCGTTCGGGGCGACGCGAGTTTATACGCGATAGCGATGCCGCTCGCGTCTTTCAGGCCCTGCGTATTGCCGTGAACGGAGAGATCGAACAGATTGAAGCGCTTGTAGAATCGATTCCCGCTATTCTGAGTCCGGGCGGCAGGGCCGCTCTCATATCCTTTCACTCGCTTGAAGACCGACCCGTAAAAAAAGGGTTTCAATCCCTTGCCTCTCAGGGATTTCGTATTCTCACGAAAAAGGCGATTGCTCCCGATGAAGAGGAGCTGAAGATAAACCCGGCGGCGAGATCGGCGAAGCTGCGCGTCATCGAACGACTGAGGGCGACAGAACCATGAAGATATTGAAAAAACTCTTCTCTGCTTTCAAGAAGAAGCCGGTCGAGCGACAGGATAAGAGCGCAGAGTTTATTCCGCCACAGGGATTCGGTCAGAACCGCGCTACGTCGCCTGTGGGGCGCGTCTCGCAGGAGGTCGGTTCGCTTCTCACGCTTTTTGCGTTGATTCTCGTTCTCTCGTTTCTGGTGCTCTTCTATACAAGGATGCGCATCGAGGTTTCGTTGCTGGATCGCAAGATCAAGCAGGCTCGCATTGCGAAGATCGAGCAGGAGCGAAAGAACTCTTCTTTGCGGGCGGAGCTGGCACGAAAAAAAGGCGAAGACGCCGTGTTAACCTACTGGAAGTTATACGGTGCTCTACCCGATTACGAGAAAAACAGGGTGCTACGCATTCGTCTGCCGGATTGAGATCATGCAACTAATGGAATTGATTCAGCGCTCGGGCTTGAGCTGTACTGTCGGATTGGCCGCAGCGAATACAGTATCCGATATGGAGATCCTCGAGATCACCGACGACTCGCGCAGGGCCGGACCGGGCGTGCTTTACTGTGCGACGCGAAACGGCCGAAAATACATAGAACAGGCAGCAGCGGCGGGCTCCGTTCTTCTGCTCTCGCCGTCGATGAATGCGCCGGCTAACGCCTCTGTTTTGCGAGTCGCCTCGCCCGAACGCGTCATGGCCCATCTGGCCGCCGGTCTGAACGGTCATCCCTCGAAAGAGATGTGTGTTGTGGCCGTTACCGGAACGAACGGAAAAACGACGACGACACACATGCTCTATCATCTCTGGAAGAAGGCCGGTCTGCCCTGCGCGTTAGTCGGTACGCTTGGCCTGCGCTATTTCGACGGCGAGGTGGAGGTCAGTCGCGAAACGGGGTTTACAACTCCGCGCTCCTATGAGCTGCAGGCCATTCTGAGAGAGCTGCTTGATAGAGGCATTCGACAGGTCACAATCGAGGCCTCTTCAGAAGCCCTTTCACTCGGGCGACTGGAGGCACTTACGATTTCAGGCGTGCTCTTTACGGGCCTCGGAAGAGATCACCTCGACCACCATAGAACCCTGGCCTCCTACATGCGCGCCAAAAGGCATCTCTTCTTTCTCGCAGCCCGCACAAAGGCCTTCTTTTCGGTTTATGCTGAAGACGAGGCCCTGCATTCGCTGCGCCGATTCGCAGAGCGTCCCTGTATTGCATCTCGACTTGCGCTGCCTGGAAACACGTCGTCCTCCTTTTCCCTTCTTTCAGCAATAGAATTTGAATCAGAGATCACAGCGCGACAGCCTGTTCCGACAGGCTTTAACCGCATCAACGCCGCTCTTGCCCTTTTCGCATTCGAAAGAACGGCCGGACGGTTTGCATCGGCTTCGCGTACAGGGCCTCATGTCAAAGGCTTGGATCTCGCTGACTTCTCGGGCGTACCGGGTCGCATGCAGCGTCTTCGCGTGAGCGATGCCATCGACGCCTTCGTCGACTATGCCCATTCCCCGGATTCGCTGGAGCGCGTTCTTGTCGAGGCCCGCTCTATCGGCTACAATACGATCATCGTCGTATTCGGATGCGGCGGCGACCGTGACCCGGGCAAGCGTCCCCTGATGGGAGAGATTGCGGCACGGCTGGCCGACCTGACGATCGTAACCGATGACAATCCGCGCACCGAGGCAGCGGCTTCGATTCGCGCCCAGATCCTCACGGGCGTCGCTGAAAGGGCAGGCGATTTGCTCCGGCCGGCGCTTGAGATCGGCAACCGATCAGAGGCCATCAGGGCGGCGCTTGCGCATGCCCGTCAGATTTCAGTTGAAAGCCCGGCCAGGCGAATCGCCGTCATCGTTGCCGGAAAAGGTCATGAAACATATCAGATCATCGGACGCGAAAAGATGCACTTCTCGGACGTCGAAGAGATCGAGAAGGAGATCGAGCGCGCCAGCCGATCAGCCTGATGCGATTTGGCGGTTCATCGCAGCCGGCTACTGAGCGCCGATTCTTTCAAGCACATAGCGCTGGAGCGACCCTTTTACGGCCTCGTGTGAATAACGCTTCTGCACGTAATGAGGTCCGTTCTGGAACCTCTGCGGCTCGCGCAGAAGCACCGTTAGCTTTTCGATGAAATCGTCGATGTCTCTGTAATAAAGCCCGGCCCGGCTGCGAATCACGTGTCCGCGAAGAACATCACTTTCGGCCGTTACCAGAACCGGGGCCCCGGCGGCCATCGCCTCAAGCAGCGAGAATGAAAAGCTTTCGTAGGGCGACGGGTGAACATAAACCGAGCATTCACAGAGCGCCGCCTGCATGACGTCATCGTCGACAAAGCCTGTCGTGACGATCGCCGGATGTGCGGGCACGGTCATGGCCTCTGTACCTACCAGCACAAGGGTTAGCCGTGCATTGGATTTTCGCAAGAAGGCCAGAAAATAGGCGATGAGCTTGCGGCATCCTTTCTCGGGATCTATACGGCCTGTGTACAGAACAAACGGCCCGTTGATCGAGAAGCGCTCACGAAAGCTCGATAGGCCGGCGGCTCTCTTTCGCTCAAGGGTCTGTAACTGCGCGACGGAAGCCAGGCCGCAGCCGACCACAGGCCCGTCATTCATCTCAGGGAACCACTGCCTGAGAAACCGGTGTTCCTCTTCGGCGAGAAAGATCCATCCGGGTCGACGATCGTGAAAGATCCGCTGCCAGATCGGCAACTGCAGCGGCCATTCCGGATGCGCCGTCGGCACCAGCGCCGCACGGTCGGCAACGATCGGTAACGATGCATAGGACGTCTCGTACAGGTAGGTCACAAAAATATAGAAATCGTAATTCCGCCGTTTTATCCAGGCTTGAAGGTCGGGCGCATGAGGCCCCTGAAGACGCATCCATAAGAGCGCGAGAGGCGACAGCATCTTCCAGAAAACGGAGGCCAGAGGCCTTTTCTGCAATGAAGAAGGCGGACTGCCCGCAGCAAGAATCATCGAAAGCGATCGAAAAAGAAGCATCGACAGCTTATGAAAAAGCCGATGTCGCCCGTTTTTTACGGGAAAGCGTCGCAGCAGGATTCCATCTTCGTTCTGCAGGCCTTTCGGGAATTCGTTCTTCCAGGTTAAATAATTGCGCGCCTGCGTTGTAACGACCTCAACAGAAGCGATCTCACTCAGATACCGCGCATATTCAAGCGCCAGGCGCTCGGCCCCACCCGAAAACCCCGTTCCTGCTCTGTGTATAACGATGGCAATCGATGGTCTTTCGCTGTCATATTCAATGTCGTCTTTGTTTCGATCATCCGGTGATTGCTGATTCTTCTTAGATGTCGGCTCGGCCGCGCTGATGGATGCCGGACTCGGGACAGCACTTGAGT
This region of Leptonema illini DSM 21528 genomic DNA includes:
- the queG gene encoding tRNA epoxyqueuosine(34) reductase QueG, yielding MPLVSPLSHELATEAIALARQQGFDLVGFTDLHISEEEKQHFRSFVEEGRPAEMSWFSRHQELRLNPGRLLAYESTDETDEVSAQSALVLGMLYRDPDYDRALEDSRFRIARYAVGRDYHKVMKKRAAPLTALFEKAGIQARVCVDSAPLPEKLLARKAGLGWQGKHTNLIHPEKGSFFALAVILLSASTPASAMNPELADLCRSCNLCIEACPTGALEPYRIEPRKCLSYITIESKEDRHRQADRRQGWVFGCDICQEVCPYNRSPRGRRAIRSEPEFAPRPVIYAMLNESPDEAVWEETAGMALRRVSLEQMQFNYSFVKEAGTE
- a CDS encoding Mur ligase family protein, encoding MQLMELIQRSGLSCTVGLAAANTVSDMEILEITDDSRRAGPGVLYCATRNGRKYIEQAAAAGSVLLLSPSMNAPANASVLRVASPERVMAHLAAGLNGHPSKEMCVVAVTGTNGKTTTTHMLYHLWKKAGLPCALVGTLGLRYFDGEVEVSRETGFTTPRSYELQAILRELLDRGIRQVTIEASSEALSLGRLEALTISGVLFTGLGRDHLDHHRTLASYMRAKRHLFFLAARTKAFFSVYAEDEALHSLRRFAERPCIASRLALPGNTSSSFSLLSAIEFESEITARQPVPTGFNRINAALALFAFERTAGRFASASRTGPHVKGLDLADFSGVPGRMQRLRVSDAIDAFVDYAHSPDSLERVLVEARSIGYNTIIVVFGCGGDRDPGKRPLMGEIAARLADLTIVTDDNPRTEAAASIRAQILTGVAERAGDLLRPALEIGNRSEAIRAALAHARQISVESPARRIAVIVAGKGHETYQIIGREKMHFSDVEEIEKEIERASRSA
- a CDS encoding glycosyltransferase family 4 protein; its protein translation is MSLSAEQHAFSVIAAPPGDAASLQEALLLLDACSPAALNSVLRSLSRKQRLAWVTAIASIARQMPQAAVEIVYRVFLLTFPDRDGARHYTTLLESERITPGDMAHLLAVRRPLSLLRYAPSAFFFHLFGFLRVKIRAASLRPAHASTGDSSAVPSPASISAAEPTSKKNQQSPDDRNKDDIEYDSERPSIAIVIHRAGTGFSGGAERLALEYARYLSEIASVEVVTTQARNYLTWKNEFPKGLQNEDGILLRRFPVKNGRHRLFHKLSMLLFRSLSMILAAGSPPSSLQKRPLASVFWKMLSPLALLWMRLQGPHAPDLQAWIKRRNYDFYIFVTYLYETSYASLPIVADRAALVPTAHPEWPLQLPIWQRIFHDRRPGWIFLAEEEHRFLRQWFPEMNDGPVVGCGLASVAQLQTLERKRAAGLSSFRERFSINGPFVLYTGRIDPEKGCRKLIAYFLAFLRKSNARLTLVLVGTEAMTVPAHPAIVTTGFVDDDVMQAALCECSVYVHPSPYESFSFSLLEAMAAGAPVLVTAESDVLRGHVIRSRAGLYYRDIDDFIEKLTVLLREPQRFQNGPHYVQKRYSHEAVKGSLQRYVLERIGAQ
- the rsmH gene encoding 16S rRNA (cytosine(1402)-N(4))-methyltransferase RsmH, which produces MTSVTVYRGPVGGRNKRRERLGLSESSGRERIEVSPFAPIPESLHLKRFIQDHSIDHVPVLFEPVLQALAGLGNESPVILDGTLGEAGHTRGMLRLRPDATVIALDRDEQMLERARQRLSADGFRLSERPDRGAVCLFHAPFSEAASLLAEKGLAVDFLLCDFGVAMFHFSQAGRGFSFRDSDLDMRLDSRLGQTAADLLNKLPEDELARIFFEYGEERQSRPIARSIVEARPIVSASQLTDCVLSVLIRRRDRSGRREFIRDSDAARVFQALRIAVNGEIEQIEALVESIPAILSPGGRAALISFHSLEDRPVKKGFQSLASQGFRILTKKAIAPDEEELKINPAARSAKLRVIERLRATEP